In Oncorhynchus tshawytscha isolate Ot180627B linkage group LG06, Otsh_v2.0, whole genome shotgun sequence, the following are encoded in one genomic region:
- the dpt gene encoding dermatopontin, with translation MTPGPVLLLWALALLATVASQEYENRMESHIDRSVPWIHTFRQGFNFQCPHGEVLVALQSVFSEKEGSDRLWAFECQQTPTTLGHPTECWWDDTNRAGMEWSSTCGNNGLVAGVMSKYFEPVLDREWSFYCCRYSRRCPYSCWKSLEVPGQYREEGEFVIPGYGYFIRGAQTTFDGVLRDRQWKYIVCRMTDFDCEFENL, from the exons ATGACTCCAGGACCAGTGCTGTTACTGTGGGCTCTGGCTCTTCTCGCTACCGTGGCAAGCCAGGAGTATGAGAACCGTATGGAGAGCCATATCGACCGCTCTGTCCCCTGGATCCACACCTTCCGCCAGGGGTTCAACTTCCAGTGTCCCCATGGAGAGGTGCTGGTGGCCCTGCAGAGTGTCTTCAGTGAGAAGGAGGGATCCGACCGCCTCTGGGCCTTCGAGTGCCAGCAGACTCCCACCACCCTGGGGCACCCCACAGAGTGCTGGTGGGACGACACCAACCGTGCTGGGATGGAGTG GTCTTCAACATGCGGCAACAATGGTCTGGTGGCGGGGGTGATGAGCAAGTACTTTGAGCCTGTCCTGGACCGTGAGTGGTCGTTCTACTGCTGTCGCTACAGCCGCCGCTGCCCCTACTCCTGCTG gaAATCATTGGAGGTGCCTGGGcaatacagagaggagggagagtttgTCATCCCCGGCTATGGCTACTTCATCAGAGGGGCCCAGACCACATTCGATGGAGTTCTCAG AGATCGGCAGTGGAAGTACATTGTGTGCAGAATGACCGATTTCGACTGTGAATTTGAGAATTTATAG